Below is a genomic region from Armatimonadota bacterium.
ACAAACTTACACTAAGGAGAAAAAAGGCTGTGAGTGACAAGAAAACAATGGCTATCGTATTAGGGACGGTTGTTGGAGTTGCTGCTGTGGCTACTGCCGTCAGTGTCTATATCTCCAAGCACAATGAGCCTGCGGTTTACAATATTAACGATGTTTTTGAAAAAGCAAAGCAGACAGTGCGCAGACTAGATGAAGCCGTTGACAACCTGCGAAAATCCGCAGCCTGACAACGCAACATAAGCTACATATAATAGCGGCGGAGGATTATTGCCTCTGCCGCTTTTTGTACATTCATTATTCCTTGCTCTAGGTTAATATTTCTGATGCATCGCAGGTTTTAATGCGCGCACCATAATATATGTTATGTTAACCATTCTCTTAAATAAACATCTGCATGCCCTTCTCTCATGAGACAGTATCGTTGATTCTTTCGGGCCGGCATCTTATTGCTGTCCAGTATTCTTCTCTAGCATCTTCGTCTAAACAGACAGGCTCGGCGTCACCCCATGGATACCGGTCCTGGCCGTTCTTTTTACAGCCTGATATCCAATACTCATCACCAGTGTCGATGTCATAATAGTTTCCGCAAGTACTTGGACGTCCTCGTTGGAAACTCTTTCCATTGTAGTAAATTGTTCTGCCGGTCTTTGAAAATGTGACGCGGCCAATTCTAGCCGGTCCGCGATCATTGTGTCCGCCGGGATGGGTCTTCAATTCAATATACATGATTCGAGATTGCATTTTTCTGCCGCCAATTTATTACTGATATAAATATATAGAATACAACTTTGCTTTTGATAAACTTTGACTTACAAGCGCATGTTTAGATTCTCGTAATCGACAGAGCATTTGCCTTCGGAAGTTACTCCAACAATCTGTGTGGTATATCCCGATCTTCTCACAGCCAGACTTCCGCACTTCGGGCAATATGTGTTTTCGCCTGTCTCGGTGACCATGTTACCGAGATAGACAAACTTAAGCCCTGCCTGTTTACCGATCTTGACGGCTGCCTCCAATGTATCAGGCGGCGTCGGAGGGATATCAGAAAGCTCACCATATGGAAAGAACCGCGTGACATGCCACGGCGTATCCGTGCCGAGAGAATCGGCTATCCAGCGAGCGGTTTTGGTGAGGTTCTCCTCGCTGTCATTCCAGCCGGGGATAATGTTTGTCACACATTCGACATGCATCCCCCACTCT
It encodes:
- a CDS encoding 1-deoxy-D-xylulose-5-phosphate synthase; this encodes MQSRIMYIELKTHPGGHNDRGPARIGRVTFSKTGRTIYYNGKSFQRGRPSTCGNYYDIDTGDEYWISGCKKNGQDRYPWGDAEPVCLDEDAREEYWTAIRCRPERINDTVS